From the Primulina tabacum isolate GXHZ01 chromosome 15, ASM2559414v2, whole genome shotgun sequence genome, one window contains:
- the LOC142527690 gene encoding calmodulin-binding protein 60 B-like isoform X2 has product MVLKRKLVDRVNEESQLPVSGYQDRQLGSSRLGSSIFRGANSTRDLQDILTSLEPRLRKWVQEAVDQAIHPHLSSSGNESHCSESRTCQLQFLSSLPHTLFTNSRVESDGSGGPIKIMLYDSCSQSVVKSGPLSAVKVNIVVLDGDFGPDDREDWEKKDFDSKVLQSREGKRPLVTGDLVVTLKDGVGYVGEISFTDNSRWIRSGKFRLGATVQASSGEIRVREGMTNAFKVKDHRGESYQKHYPPSLDDEVWRVEKIAKDGVSHNRLAQHGLLSVKDFLRLYVTDMPSLRCVLSNISNKTWETIIRHATTCRLDDKLYLFRSVCGTGLLFDSIYRVVGVNLDGQTFHSLDSNDAHQMRLVEVLKQHAYKNSKDWIQVDDPSVVGYPMLLATSGAGDLNNPSLDFQGRNFQVELEQLAMPLNPDHPTVSAPFNCEIEQDYSSFENPFVESLLQMQVNQTSDFIGGFYTLASEPQLSTDDLPIDNNYQEWKPQNELVQDSDSRQVADTG; this is encoded by the exons ATGGTGCTGAAAAGAAAACTTGTGGACAGGGTAAACGAAGAATCTCAGCTTCCCGTAAGCGGATATCAAGACCGTCAATTGGGTTCGAGCCGGCTCGGTTCGAG CATATTCAGAGGGGCAAATAGTACACGAGATCTGCAAGATATTTTGACTAGCTTGGAACCCAGACTTAGGAAATGG GTGCAAGAGGCTGTGGACCAGGCAATCCACCCACATCTGAG CTCCTCTGGCAATGAAAGCCATTGCTCCGAATCAAGAACTTGCCAGCTTCAGTTTCTCAGTAGTCTGCCGCACACCTTGTTCACCAACAGTAGGGTTGAATCCGACGGCAGCGGTGGCCCAATCAAGATTATGTTGTACGATTCTTGCTCCCAATCGGTAGTAAAATCAGGTCCTCTATCTGCCGTCAAAGTGAATATAGTCGTGCTTGATGGTGATTTTGGCCCCGATGATCGCGAAGATTGGGAAAAGAAGGATTTTGATAGTAAAGTTCTTCAGAGCAGGGAAGGGAAGCGGCCATTGGTGACTGGGGATTTGGTGGTTACCTTGAAGGATGGAGTGGGTTATGTTGGTGAAATCAGCTTCACTGATAATTCAAGATGGATCAGAAGTGGGAAATTTCGGTTGGGGGCGACTGTTCAAGCCAGTTCCGGTGAAATTAGGGTTAGAGAAGGAATGACCAATGCCTTCAAAGTTAAAGATCATCGTGGGGAGT CATACCAGAAGCACTACCCCCCATCCTTGGACGATGAAGTGTGGCGGGTGGAGAAGATTGCTAAAGATGGTGTGTCCCATAATAGACTGGCTCAGCATGGTTTGTTGTCAGTTAAAGATTTCTTGAGACTCTACGTCACGGACATGCCCTCGCTGCGCTGT GTACTTAGTAACATTTCAAACAAGACATGGGAGACAATTATAAGGCATGCTACGACATGTAGATTAGACGACAAGCTATATCTGTTCAGGAGTGTATGTGGTACTGGCCTGTTGTTTGACTCCATCTACAGGGTTGTTGGTGTGAATTTAGATGGACAAACCTTCCATTCTTTGGATTCTAACGATGCACATCAAATG AGGCTGGTGGAAGTTCTGAAGCAGCATGCTTACAAAAATTCAAAGGACTGGATTCAAGTAGATGATCCATCTGTTGTTGGCTACCCGATGCTGTTGGCTACTTCGGGAGCTGGCGATTTGAACAATCCTAGCTTAGATTTTCAGGGCAGAAACTTCCAAGTTGAGCTGG AGCAACTAGCGATGCCCTTAAATCCTGATCATCCAACGGTATCTGCTCCATTCAATTGTGAAATAGAACAAGACTATAGTTCGTTTGAGAATCCTTTTGTTGAGAGTTTGCTTCAAATGCAAGTGAACCAGACGAGTGATTTTATTGGGGGATTCTACACATTGGCCTCAGAGCCGCaactttcaactgatgatcTACCAATTGATAATAATTATCAG GAATGGAAACCCCAAAACGAGCTGGTGCAAGATTCTGACAGTCGTCAAGTGGCGGATACTGGTTAA
- the LOC142527690 gene encoding calmodulin-binding protein 60 B-like isoform X1 encodes MVLKRKLVDRVNEESQLPVSGYQDRQLGSSRLGSSIFRGANSTRDLQDILTSLEPRLRKWVQEAVDQAIHPHLSSSGNESHCSESRTCQLQFLSSLPHTLFTNSRVESDGSGGPIKIMLYDSCSQSVVKSGPLSAVKVNIVVLDGDFGPDDREDWEKKDFDSKVLQSREGKRPLVTGDLVVTLKDGVGYVGEISFTDNSRWIRSGKFRLGATVQASSGEIRVREGMTNAFKVKDHRGESYQKHYPPSLDDEVWRVEKIAKDGVSHNRLAQHGLLSVKDFLRLYVTDMPSLRCVLSNISNKTWETIIRHATTCRLDDKLYLFRSVCGTGLLFDSIYRVVGVNLDGQTFHSLDSNDAHQMRLVEVLKQHAYKNSKDWIQVDDPSVVGYPMLLATSGAGDLNNPSLDFQGRNFQVELEQLAMPLNPDHPTVSAPFNCEIEQDYSSFENPFVESLLQMQVNQTSDFIGGFYTLASEPQLSTDDLPIDNNYQVGLSAWHENGLRVGSNNQQIISSNSRILVTRNGNPKTSWCKILTVVKWRILVKRNAAEKKWKRYLYNCTWM; translated from the exons ATGGTGCTGAAAAGAAAACTTGTGGACAGGGTAAACGAAGAATCTCAGCTTCCCGTAAGCGGATATCAAGACCGTCAATTGGGTTCGAGCCGGCTCGGTTCGAG CATATTCAGAGGGGCAAATAGTACACGAGATCTGCAAGATATTTTGACTAGCTTGGAACCCAGACTTAGGAAATGG GTGCAAGAGGCTGTGGACCAGGCAATCCACCCACATCTGAG CTCCTCTGGCAATGAAAGCCATTGCTCCGAATCAAGAACTTGCCAGCTTCAGTTTCTCAGTAGTCTGCCGCACACCTTGTTCACCAACAGTAGGGTTGAATCCGACGGCAGCGGTGGCCCAATCAAGATTATGTTGTACGATTCTTGCTCCCAATCGGTAGTAAAATCAGGTCCTCTATCTGCCGTCAAAGTGAATATAGTCGTGCTTGATGGTGATTTTGGCCCCGATGATCGCGAAGATTGGGAAAAGAAGGATTTTGATAGTAAAGTTCTTCAGAGCAGGGAAGGGAAGCGGCCATTGGTGACTGGGGATTTGGTGGTTACCTTGAAGGATGGAGTGGGTTATGTTGGTGAAATCAGCTTCACTGATAATTCAAGATGGATCAGAAGTGGGAAATTTCGGTTGGGGGCGACTGTTCAAGCCAGTTCCGGTGAAATTAGGGTTAGAGAAGGAATGACCAATGCCTTCAAAGTTAAAGATCATCGTGGGGAGT CATACCAGAAGCACTACCCCCCATCCTTGGACGATGAAGTGTGGCGGGTGGAGAAGATTGCTAAAGATGGTGTGTCCCATAATAGACTGGCTCAGCATGGTTTGTTGTCAGTTAAAGATTTCTTGAGACTCTACGTCACGGACATGCCCTCGCTGCGCTGT GTACTTAGTAACATTTCAAACAAGACATGGGAGACAATTATAAGGCATGCTACGACATGTAGATTAGACGACAAGCTATATCTGTTCAGGAGTGTATGTGGTACTGGCCTGTTGTTTGACTCCATCTACAGGGTTGTTGGTGTGAATTTAGATGGACAAACCTTCCATTCTTTGGATTCTAACGATGCACATCAAATG AGGCTGGTGGAAGTTCTGAAGCAGCATGCTTACAAAAATTCAAAGGACTGGATTCAAGTAGATGATCCATCTGTTGTTGGCTACCCGATGCTGTTGGCTACTTCGGGAGCTGGCGATTTGAACAATCCTAGCTTAGATTTTCAGGGCAGAAACTTCCAAGTTGAGCTGG AGCAACTAGCGATGCCCTTAAATCCTGATCATCCAACGGTATCTGCTCCATTCAATTGTGAAATAGAACAAGACTATAGTTCGTTTGAGAATCCTTTTGTTGAGAGTTTGCTTCAAATGCAAGTGAACCAGACGAGTGATTTTATTGGGGGATTCTACACATTGGCCTCAGAGCCGCaactttcaactgatgatcTACCAATTGATAATAATTATCAGGTTGGCTTATCAGCATGGCATGAGAATGGATTGCGTGTTGGTTCAAACAATCAACAAATAATTTCTTCTAATTCTCGAATCCTTGTCACCAGGAATGGAAACCCCAAAACGAGCTGGTGCAAGATTCTGACAGTCGTCAAGTGGCGGATACTGGTTAAACGTAATGCAGCTGAAAAAAAATGGAAACGATATTTGTACAACTGTACGTGGATGTAA
- the LOC142526615 gene encoding uncharacterized protein LOC142526615, whose product MHPRSRKSILKRIADAVLGKSCSICLCQVEIRSAVVLPCMHAYCIGCISRWSELKRSCPLCNARFSSWFCKINFHNNTFGEQRLLPLGSGEAVHSTYRDRRDGLSRRRRSEFFQLQRLIRNSRQQSSRLSQNKQFPNRRSFGLVNDEGVDVIHERIKQWRASIYEKRLWAVPSPTKSGLMQRILGSTESKEMILRRIEPWIHRELQAILKDPDPTVIVHVATSLFISRYEKKTDNFRGPVGVESDSLAPLRPFLHEHADLFWHELRCFAESSFSLEAYDKVVEYK is encoded by the exons ATGCATCCTCGCAGCAGGAAATCGATTCTGAAGCGAATCGCCGACGCAGTCTTAGGAAAATCCTGTTCGATTTGCCTATGCCAAGTGGAAATTCGATCCGCGGTCGTTCTCCCGTGCATGCATGCCTACTGTATCGGGTGCATCTCTAGATGGAGCGAATTGAAACGCAGCTGCCCTCTCTGCAACGCGCGTTTCAGTTCTTGGTTCTGTAAAATCAACTTTCATAACAACACGTTCGGCGAACAGAGACTATTGCCTTTGGGAAGTGGAGAAGCGGTCCATTCAACCTACCGCGATCGACGGGATGGCTTGTCACGTAGACGGAGATCTGAATTTTTCCAACTGCAAAG GTTAATTAGAAATTCCAGACAACAGTCAAGTAGACTATCACAAAATAAGCAGTTTCCAAATAGAAGATCTTTTGGGCTTGTAAATGATGAAGGGGTTGATGTTATACATGAAAGAATCAAACAATGGCGTGCCAG CATCTATGAAAAGCGGTTGTGGGCAGTTCCTTCTCCTACGAAGAGTGGTCTAATGCAG CGAATTCTGGGAAGCACTGAATCAAAAGAAATGATATTAAGGAGGATAGAACCATGGATACACAGGGAACTGCAGGCTATTCTTAAAGATCCTGATCCCACTGTCATCGTACATGTTGCCACCTCGCTTTTCATCTCAAGATACGAGAAGAAAACTGACAACTTTCGAGGGCCAGTAGGTGTTGAATCTGATTCTCTCGCACCCTTGCGACCTTTTCTTCATGAGCATGCTGATTTGTTTTGGCATGAACTTAG ATGCTTTGCAGAAAGCTCGTTTTCCCTGGAAGCATATGATAAGGTGGTAGAGTACAAGTGA